One Rhinopithecus roxellana isolate Shanxi Qingling chromosome 7, ASM756505v1, whole genome shotgun sequence DNA segment encodes these proteins:
- the CPXCR1 gene encoding CPX chromosomal region candidate gene 1 protein isoform X2 has product MSSPTKEGSDTAGNAHKNSENEPSNDCSTDIESPSADPNMIYQVETNSINREPGTATSQEDTVPQAAANSELETEIQKDQREEDIKEEPLLLQIPIPRKLISHKPLNDRSKSHSGKAEMKANNCPINRKTRFRLSTSWRVPFISNHEIRNRILHLLCERYFSQAEECQDTMWVKQNYITCLYSPDSFTHQERTITFRRPLRVHYHRPLTERMTSGKFCKSTDTKGKYRFRAIVRSVLLVSHMQLRSLFNRKGFVDILRYNHTRKVMIVSTNNGWKYFCPICGRLFNTYFELTHHSCCSPGN; this is encoded by the exons ATGAGTTCTCCTACTAAAGAAGGAAGTGATACAGCTGGAAATGCTcacaaaaattctgaaaatgagCCTTCTAATGACTGTAGTACAGACATAGAGTCTCCATCTGCTGATCCCAACATGATCTATCAGGTAGAAACCAACTCAATAAACAGGGAGCCAGGCACAGCAACCTCCCAGGAAGATACTGTTCCTCAAGCAGCAGCAAACAGTGAGCTCGAAACAGAGATCCAAAAAGATCAACGAGAAGAAGATATAAAAGAAGAGCCTCTTCTCCTTCAGATCCCCATTCCTAGGAAATTGATCTCTC acaagCCCTTAAATGATAGATCAAAATCCCACTCAGGGAAAGCTGAGATGAAAGCAAACAATTGCCCCATAAATCGCAAAACTCGTTTTCGACTTTCAACTTCATGGAGAGTCCCATTTATTAGCAATCATGAGATAAGAAATAGGATTCTCCATCTGCTCTGTGAGAGATATTTCTCTCAGGCTGAAGAATGTCAGGATACTATGTGGGTAAAGCAAAATTATATAACATGTCTTTACAGTCCAGATAGTTTCACCCATCAGGAGAGAACCATAACATTTAGAAGGCCTTTGAGGGTGCACTACCACCGTCCCCTCACTGAGAGAATGACATCAGGAAAATTTTGCAAATCAACTGACACTAAAGGGAAATATAGATTCCGTGCTATTGTGAGGTCTGTGCTCTTGGTGTCACATATGCAACTTCGAAgtctttttaatagaaaaggtTTTGTGGATATATTGAGATATAACCATACCAGGAAGGTTATGATTGTAAGCACCAATAATGGTTGGAAATACTTTTGTCCCATCTGTGGAAGGCTTTTTAACACTTActttgaattaacacatcattcATGCTGCTCTCCTGGGAATTAA
- the CPXCR1 gene encoding CPX chromosomal region candidate gene 1 protein isoform X1, with product MSSPTKEGSDTAGNAHKNSENEPSNDCSTDIESPSADPNMIYQVETNSINREPGTATSQEDTVPQAAANSELETEIQKDQREEDIKEEPLLLQIPIPRKLISLMSELGSVNYPRILLVKIDQNKPLNDRSKSHSGKAEMKANNCPINRKTRFRLSTSWRVPFISNHEIRNRILHLLCERYFSQAEECQDTMWVKQNYITCLYSPDSFTHQERTITFRRPLRVHYHRPLTERMTSGKFCKSTDTKGKYRFRAIVRSVLLVSHMQLRSLFNRKGFVDILRYNHTRKVMIVSTNNGWKYFCPICGRLFNTYFELTHHSCCSPGN from the coding sequence ATGAGTTCTCCTACTAAAGAAGGAAGTGATACAGCTGGAAATGCTcacaaaaattctgaaaatgagCCTTCTAATGACTGTAGTACAGACATAGAGTCTCCATCTGCTGATCCCAACATGATCTATCAGGTAGAAACCAACTCAATAAACAGGGAGCCAGGCACAGCAACCTCCCAGGAAGATACTGTTCCTCAAGCAGCAGCAAACAGTGAGCTCGAAACAGAGATCCAAAAAGATCAACGAGAAGAAGATATAAAAGAAGAGCCTCTTCTCCTTCAGATCCCCATTCCTAGGAAATTGATCTCTCTTATGTCAGAATTAGGAAGTGTTAACTATCCGAGAATCCTCCTAGtaaaaattgaccaaaacaagCCCTTAAATGATAGATCAAAATCCCACTCAGGGAAAGCTGAGATGAAAGCAAACAATTGCCCCATAAATCGCAAAACTCGTTTTCGACTTTCAACTTCATGGAGAGTCCCATTTATTAGCAATCATGAGATAAGAAATAGGATTCTCCATCTGCTCTGTGAGAGATATTTCTCTCAGGCTGAAGAATGTCAGGATACTATGTGGGTAAAGCAAAATTATATAACATGTCTTTACAGTCCAGATAGTTTCACCCATCAGGAGAGAACCATAACATTTAGAAGGCCTTTGAGGGTGCACTACCACCGTCCCCTCACTGAGAGAATGACATCAGGAAAATTTTGCAAATCAACTGACACTAAAGGGAAATATAGATTCCGTGCTATTGTGAGGTCTGTGCTCTTGGTGTCACATATGCAACTTCGAAgtctttttaatagaaaaggtTTTGTGGATATATTGAGATATAACCATACCAGGAAGGTTATGATTGTAAGCACCAATAATGGTTGGAAATACTTTTGTCCCATCTGTGGAAGGCTTTTTAACACTTActttgaattaacacatcattcATGCTGCTCTCCTGGGAATTAA